The DNA region CATAGATGTCGGGGATGTGGCATGAAGGTTTATGCCAAAATATACTTATACAATATTTGAATTCTGTATAAGTTTGTGTCTTACTTGCTGTATAAAGTTATACAGGAGCAAGAGATATGTATAAGTTTGAGCCTCATTCTATACGACTTGGCATCAGTGCTTGCCTGTTAGGTGAAAAGGTACGTTTTGATGGCGGTCATAAACGCTCGCTATATTGTCGTGAGTTAACGCGTCATTTTGAGTTTGTCCCCGTTTGCCCTGAAATGGCGATAGGTCTCGGCGCTCCTAGACCTAGCATCCGGCAAGTACAAGTTGCCGAGCAGATCCGCATCCAGAATGTGAAAGGGGAACTGGATGTTACCGATGAGCTACAGCGTTACTGCCAGCAGAAAGTGGCCACACTAGATTTTTTGAGTGGTTATATTCTTTGTGCCAAATCGCCCACCTGTGGCATGGAACGGGTCACTGTTTATAAGGATGGGACTAACAACGGCAGTAAATCTGGCGTCGGCGTGCTGGCTGCTGCTTTACAGCAACGCTGGCCGCAATTGCCAATAGAGGAAGAAGGGCGATTAAATGATCTGCTTATTCGGGAAAATTTTTTCACCCGGGTTTATGCTTATCACGATTGGCAAATACTGCAGCAGTCAGGTGTTAGCCGCCATAAACTCACCGACTTTCATGCGCGCTATAAATATCTGCTGTTGGCTCATTGCCCAAAACTGTACCGAGCGCTTGGGCCGTTATTAGCCGATACCAGCTTGCCGTTGGCATTGGTGTCTGAGCGTTACTTCGTAACCTTCATGGCGGCGTTAAGTCATCAGGCCAGCCGTAATAATCACACCAGTGCTTTGCAGCACATTCAAGGCTACTTTAAAAAATTCCTGAATAAACAACAAAAAGCAGAATTGAGCCGGGTGATTATGGATTATCGCAAGGGGTTACAGCCATTATTGGCTCCTTTGACCTTGATTAACCATTACTTGCTGGAATTCCCCAGTCCTTACATCTCAAAACAGGTTTATCTTAAGCCTCACCCGCAGGAGCTGAAGTTACGCTATGCCTACTGATGAAATGTCGTATCTCTCTATTGGTGAAGTGGCCAGACGTACCGGGGTAAATCCTATTACGCTGCGAGCTTGGCAGCGGCGGTTTGGACTGGTAGTGCCAGCGCGTACCCCCAAAGGACACAGGTTATACAGCGAGGCCCAAGTGCAGCAGATAGTGGAGATCCGCCACTGGCTTGAACGCGGTGTAGCCATTAGCAAGGTGAAACCGCTGTTGGAAGGCAGCGCATACGCTGAGGCAGCGCCTGTTGCTGAAGTTGACAGCGACTGGGCTAAACTGGCACAGGCACTCACCCAAGCAACTCTGCAACTGCAGGCCGCGGCATTGCAGCAGCGTCTTGATGAAGCCAGTAGTCTGTATCCACAAGCGGTGCTGCTGCAGCATCTTGAACAATGGCTGTCACTTTTGCGCCAGCAGCTGGCTGCACGGATTGACGGGCAACTGCTGAGCTCTTGGCTACACCATCAGTTACAGCAATGGCTGTGGTGGCGCGCCGCCAAACTGTTAACCCAGAAAGCCCCTAGCGTATTGCTGTGTCAATTGGGCGGGCAGCCTCAGTGGAGTGAGTGGTTGCTTACGCTGTCTTTGGTGCTGGGAGGCTATTATCCGCATGTGCTGGGGGAAATTGTGAATGTTGAAACGTTGCAACTGCTGGGAGAACGGCAACCATTCTGTGCGGTATTGCTGTTGCCTGCCGCATCCAGTAGCGCCAAAACTGTAGCGCAACTTAACCAATTGGCGCAGGAAATCGCGTGTCCGCTATTGCTTGGTGGCGAGTTTGCACCTTTGGTGTCAACAAGCTCCGCCGTATTTCATCTGCTGCAAGCTGACGACGATGTTTGCACGGTACTCCAACAACTTAGCGGAGTGAGTCATGGGTAATTCCCGGTCAGATACTACGGTTTTCATGTGGTTTCGCAACGACTTGCGGCTAACTGATAACCAAGCATTAACGGCTGCCTGTGAGCAGGCCCGCGCCCTTAATGCCAAAGTCAAAGCTGTGTATCTGGTAACACCCGAACAATGGCGTTTGCATGATGTTGGGGTTAGACAACTGGACTTTATCCGGCGTCATCTTCATCTATTGGCGCGTTCTTTAGCGCTGCTTGGGGTGGAGTTTGAACTCTGGCACTGTGCTCGCTATCGTGATGTCGCCTCATTGTGGCAGCAGCAACTGCAGCAACAACATGGCGTGGCAATCCATGCGGGTAAAGAGCCGGAGTTCAATGAAATCTGCCGCGATCAGCAGTTGTTGGAACAGGGGCTGCCACTCTATTTGACTGACGAGCACTGTTTGTTAGCGCCTTTGCATGTGCTGAATCAAACCGGTGAAATGTATCGTGTATTCACGCCTTTTTCGCGGCGCTGGCGTGAACAGGCGAGGCGTTTTGCTATTGTGCCATTACCTGCACCCACGCCTATCGCTACGGCATTGAATGATGCCCAGCTTGAGACCACTCTGGCGCGGATAGAACAGTTATTTCAACCGCTTACCAATGAGGCCGACACTCGCGCCTGGGCTGCTGGCGAAGGTGAGGCTAAACGGCGGTTGCAGCAGTTTATGCGGGACGATGTGAGTGATTACCAACAGCAAAGGGATTTTCCCGCCTTGGCGGCGACCAGCAGTTTGTCACCATATCTGACCTTGGGCGTGCTTAGCCCAAGACAATGTTTTGCCGCATTATTGGCTCGCTTCCCGGAAGTCCTTAATGATGATACCAGCCCTGGACGCTGTTGGTTAGCAGAACTGATATGGCGGGAATTCTATCGGCATTTGCTGGTGGCGTTTCCACAATTGAGTAAAGGTGGCAATTTTAACCCGCTCGCAGATGCCATTGTCTGGCGTAACCACCCAGCCGAGTTTGCAGCATGGTGCGCCGGAAAAACCGGTTACCCGATAGTCGATGCCGCCATGAGGCAGTTGAACACTAGCGGCTGGATGCATAATCGCTTGCGGATGATAGTCGCCAGTTTCCTCAGTAAACACTTGCTGATTGATTGGCGTTGGGGAGAGCAATACTTTCGTCAGCAATTGCTCGACGGCGATCTGGCAGCAAATAATGGCGGCTGGCAGTGGTCGGCTGGCACTGGGTGTGATGCTCAGCCCTGGTTTCGTATTTTTAACCCCATCAGCCAGAGTGAAAAGTTTGATGCGGATGGCAGCTTTATTCGGCACTGGCTCCCTGAACTTGCCGCGGTACCGCTAGCAGAATTGCATCGGCCCCAGGCTGGCAACCGCCTGGTTGGCAAGCATTATCCGGCACCAATAGTGGAACATAGCGCGGCGCGCGTACGCGCTTTAACCGCGTTAGCCGTACTGAAAAAGGCTGATGGAACCGCGACCATTGTCATCTTGGTCGCGGTATTTCGTCACTCATCACTATTGGGCATTTTGGGTGTAATACTGCTGCGGAAACAGGGCTTGCAGCCGTTGAATATGCTGATCGCCAGCATTGGCAGATACATGCAATTGCACCTTATCACTGACTTGTTCGGCGCGGATAACACAGGTGAGTTTGGATGACTTCGCCAGGTTACGGCATTCCCGCGCAAATTTTTCTGGGATCTTGCCGTAATGCGATACCAAGCGCCCCTGCTTAAACTTCATTTCAAACAGTGTGCGCGAACCTCGACGCCCGGCAAAAACCAGTTTGTAGATAATAAACAGCGCAATGACAATAAACAGGATCTTCAGCGCATAGGCCATGACTGGACTCCTTGCATGCAGTGACTCAGTGAAATCTTTGATGAATATAACGACAGAACTCGCTGCTTACTGCTGCTTACATCACATCCGTATCACATCTATTTAGCTGCGGTTAGCTTGGGGAAAAACGGCGGTTTATGTTAACGTGCACCCATCTCAAATAAGGCGATACCAAGCGTATCGGTTGCCATTTCAGATGCCGCTGAATTGTGTATTGCCAATGGCGAGGAGTTAACATGGAACTGCAATATCCCCAGTTGTTGCGACAACAGGCTTACATTAATGGCCGTTGGTGTGACGCTGATAATGGTCAATGCCAAGTTGTGACAAATCCGGCTAACGGTGAAGCCTTAGCCCAAGTAGCGGTACTCGGGGCGGCCGAAACCCAACGCGCGATTGATGCCGCTCAAGCCGCCTTGCCTAAGTGGCAGGCGCTGACAGCGAAAGCGCGTGCTAGCATTTTACGGCGCTGGTTTGAATTGATTATTCAGCATACCGACGATCTCGCACTGTTGATGACCAGCGAACAGGGTAAACCATTAGCCGAAGCGCGTGGAGAAGTCGCTTATGCCGCGTCATTTATCGAGTGGTTTGCGGAAGAGGCTAAGCGAATTTATGGTGATACCATTCCTGGGCATCTCGCCGATAAGCGGCTGTTAGTATTAAAGCAAGCCGTTGGGGTTACCGCTGCCATTACGCCGTGGAATTTCCCGGCAGCGATGATCACTCGCAAAGCCGCTCCAGCATTAGCTGCCGGCTGCACCATGATCCTCAAACCCGCCCCACAAACGCCGTTAACGGCATTAGCGCTGGCACAACTGGCTGAAGAAGCGGGCATTCCGGCGGGCGTATTCAGTGTGGTTCCCGGCGATGCTATCGCCATCGGCCAGGTGTTATGTGACAGCCCGATAGTGCGTAAGCTGTCGTTTACCGGCTCTACCGCCGTGGGTAAACAGTTGATGGCGCAGTGCGCTCCAACCCTGAAAAAGCTCTCGCTGGAGTTGGGCGGAAATGCTCCGTTTATTGTGTTTGATGATGCAGATTTGGATGCGGCCGTAGACGGAGCCATCATTGCCAAATACCGCAATGCTGGTCAAACCTGCGTGTGTGCTAATCGCCTTTATGTTCACGACAAGGTTTACCAGGCGTTTGCTGAAAAACTTGCCGCTAAAGTTACCGCGCTTAAAGTGGGGGCCGGCATTAATGATGGCGTAGTTATCGGCCCGTTGATTGATGGCAAAGCCTTGGAAAAAGTGCAGTCGCACTTGCATGATGCGCTGGATAAGGGCGCAAAATTGCTGTGTGGTGGGCAACTGTTAGCCGGCAATTTCATGACGCCAGCAGTGCTGACCGAAGTTACCAGCCAGATGAAAGTTGCCCGCGAGGAGACCTTTGGCCCCATTGCGCCGCTATTTCGTTTCCATGATGAAGCGGAAGTTATCGCCATGGCGAACGATACCGAATTTGGTCTGGCCGCATATTTCTATGCCAATAATTTATCTCGGGTTTGGCGGGTTGCTGAGGCACTGGAATACGGGATGGTGGGCATTAACACCGGTCTGATTTCCAACGAAGTAGCACCTTTTGGCGGTATAAAAGCCTCTGGACTCGGGCGCGAAGGTTCTAAATATGGCATCGAAGAATATCTGGAATTGAAATACCTGTGTATCTCGGTATAAGTGTGCGGGTGGCCTAACAAAAAAGGGAGCAATGCTCCCTTTGGCGACAGCGCCGATATTAACGGCGGTTATCTGTGGTCAGTGCAGACACGGTATCCGCTACATTGCGAGAGCCCTGTAGAATCCCTTGCATGACGTCTTCGACTAAAACTAACTGTTCCTTACCTTGCTGGGTGGCCGTGGCGACGGATGAGATACTTTTAGTTGCTTCATCAGTAAATAAGCCGTTCTGTTTTACCACCTCAGAAATCTCTTTG from Shewanella dokdonensis includes:
- the gabD gene encoding NADP-dependent succinate-semialdehyde dehydrogenase, giving the protein MELQYPQLLRQQAYINGRWCDADNGQCQVVTNPANGEALAQVAVLGAAETQRAIDAAQAALPKWQALTAKARASILRRWFELIIQHTDDLALLMTSEQGKPLAEARGEVAYAASFIEWFAEEAKRIYGDTIPGHLADKRLLVLKQAVGVTAAITPWNFPAAMITRKAAPALAAGCTMILKPAPQTPLTALALAQLAEEAGIPAGVFSVVPGDAIAIGQVLCDSPIVRKLSFTGSTAVGKQLMAQCAPTLKKLSLELGGNAPFIVFDDADLDAAVDGAIIAKYRNAGQTCVCANRLYVHDKVYQAFAEKLAAKVTALKVGAGINDGVVIGPLIDGKALEKVQSHLHDALDKGAKLLCGGQLLAGNFMTPAVLTEVTSQMKVAREETFGPIAPLFRFHDEAEVIAMANDTEFGLAAYFYANNLSRVWRVAEALEYGMVGINTGLISNEVAPFGGIKASGLGREGSKYGIEEYLELKYLCISV
- a CDS encoding MerR family transcriptional regulator, which translates into the protein MPTDEMSYLSIGEVARRTGVNPITLRAWQRRFGLVVPARTPKGHRLYSEAQVQQIVEIRHWLERGVAISKVKPLLEGSAYAEAAPVAEVDSDWAKLAQALTQATLQLQAAALQQRLDEASSLYPQAVLLQHLEQWLSLLRQQLAARIDGQLLSSWLHHQLQQWLWWRAAKLLTQKAPSVLLCQLGGQPQWSEWLLTLSLVLGGYYPHVLGEIVNVETLQLLGERQPFCAVLLLPAASSSAKTVAQLNQLAQEIACPLLLGGEFAPLVSTSSAVFHLLQADDDVCTVLQQLSGVSHG
- a CDS encoding YbgA family protein, producing the protein MYKFEPHSIRLGISACLLGEKVRFDGGHKRSLYCRELTRHFEFVPVCPEMAIGLGAPRPSIRQVQVAEQIRIQNVKGELDVTDELQRYCQQKVATLDFLSGYILCAKSPTCGMERVTVYKDGTNNGSKSGVGVLAAALQQRWPQLPIEEEGRLNDLLIRENFFTRVYAYHDWQILQQSGVSRHKLTDFHARYKYLLLAHCPKLYRALGPLLADTSLPLALVSERYFVTFMAALSHQASRNNHTSALQHIQGYFKKFLNKQQKAELSRVIMDYRKGLQPLLAPLTLINHYLLEFPSPYISKQVYLKPHPQELKLRYAY
- a CDS encoding DUF3634 family protein, coding for MAYALKILFIVIALFIIYKLVFAGRRGSRTLFEMKFKQGRLVSHYGKIPEKFARECRNLAKSSKLTCVIRAEQVSDKVQLHVSANAGDQHIQRLQALFPQQYYTQNAQ